Proteins found in one Sorghum bicolor cultivar BTx623 chromosome 1, Sorghum_bicolor_NCBIv3, whole genome shotgun sequence genomic segment:
- the LOC8079695 gene encoding uncharacterized protein LOC8079695, with product MSVRVASAPAAARSAGGVAAWPYLEHMARWERQVERRQLFLRSYHFSRDAESPRSPRARARRVVWVGLRRLRRAAATGLRRLRARLRLCFGWATRRRGSSSLPRRSKTGGLRYGRLSGAGKPRAAAESVFFW from the coding sequence ATGTCCGTGCGAGTGGCgtccgcgccggcggcggcgaggtccGCGGGCGGCGTGGCTGCGTGGCCGTACCTGGAGCACATGGCGCGGTGGGAGCGTCAGGTGGAGCGGCGGCAGCTGTTCCTCCGGAGCTACCACTTCTCCCGCGACGCCGAGTCCCCACGgtccccgcgcgcgcgcgccagGCGCGTCGTCTGGGTGGGGCTCCGCCGCCTGCGCCGCGCCGCGGCCACgggcctccgccgcctccgcgcgcgcctCCGCCTCTGCTTCGGCTGGGCCACCCGCCGCCGCGGCTCCTCCTCCTTGCCACGCCGCTCCAAAACCGGTGGCCTACGCTACGGCCGCCTCTCCGGCGCCGGCAagccccgcgccgccgccgagtcCGTCTTCTTCTGGTAA